ATAAGATCGGCAAAAAGCAACATATTCCTACTGCAAGCACTCGTGAATTTGGGGTAAGCTGGGATGATTTTGTGGCTATTCAAAATGGTTTAATTCCGCAACAATACGCTGCTCATGATGTTGATAATACTACACTGCGTTATCCTATTAATGGTAGAGATCTGGGTATTATTGTTCGTACGCATGATGTAGGTGGTTTTTTTCAAAAAGCAGTGACGTGTTTGTTGCATCATAAGGCGCCATTAGCTCAATCAATGAAGCGGCAGAAAAAAGTGTTCGATACAATGAAATCCTTGATAGATGAAGTTGCTATGCAAGCACAAAAAACAGTATGGATATATAAATGGAAGGAGTTGCGTTTACGTCCCGAAGCAATGGCTGGCTTAGTGCATCAAGCAAAAATTACTGATACTAATCCGTACCACTTAGATGGTTTACTTTTTGATGGATTATTGCTTGAGTGGGTCAAAGAACACAATGCTTTACAGGCAACATTACCGCAAAATTCGTTATCGCTAGAACAAGCGCAAACCTATTTGCTTGGTCAAGTATATCCTGGCGGAGCGCCAGCGCATCCTTCATATCCTTCTGGGCATGCGATAGTGTCGGGAGCATGTACTACAGTAGTTAAGGCTCTGTTTAATGATCAAAAAAAAATCAATACTGTTATTAAGCCGGTTAAGGCTGACTCTCAAGACCCAGTGGCGTTGGTGCTCTTAAACAAAGACGAAGGTGCCGATGATATGACCATCGGGTCGGAGTTGGATAAGCTGGTTGTCAATATTAGCTTCGGCCGTAATTGGACAGGTATTCATTATCGTGCGGATGGGCATGATGGCAACTTGTTAGGTGAGGAAGTGGCAATTGGTTATTTGCAAAATCTTTGCTCCCGCAAAAAAAGTGGCTTTACTAGGTTTGAATTCACCAAATTAGATGGTACTCGTATTAGGATTACGGCTCAAGGTGTTACGGTAATTTAGTTATTATTTTTTTGTAGTCTGCGCTAATCCATGATTTTCTACTTCGCTCAAGCTTTGAGGGATTGTAGTATTTTTAATGACATTTCATTTTCATTGCGATGGTGACCCATAGTCATATACAATTTTTCAGGAAGAGTTTTAGAGCAATCTTGAGAAAGGGTGTATATGAAAAAAATTGTTTATATAACATTTTCAGTAGCAATAGTAAGTATAGCTTTTGTGTATGCAGTTTCTGTACAAAGTGAGAAAAAAAATCACGTAATTAAGGTTGATAAGGTAACTCTTAATGCTCAGCTTTTTGATGCGGCTTCAAAGGGCGATGTGGCTGCGGTCAAAGCAGCAATTAAAGCGGGGGCTGATGTTGATGCGCGTGACGAGCATGAGCGTATACCAATGATGTTGGCGGTGCTTAATGCTCATGGCAACGTTGTTGAGGTACTCCTTGAACTTGGATCTAATCCTAATGCAGTGGATAGCTATCAGTGCCCATCGTTGATTAAGGCATCATACAAGGGTGATAGCGTTGCTGTTCGCGCCTTGCTTAAAGCAGGCTCCTATATTAATGCAATCAATAAATATGGTGAATCAGCACTTATTAATGCTGCTGAGTATGGGCATAAAGATATTGTAGAACTTTTATTGCAGCAGCCAGGGATTGACCGTAGCTTAAGAACTAAAGAAGGTCATTCAGCGCTCGATGTGGCTAAAGACCCAGCCATTAGAGCTTTGCTTTTAGAATCTAACTAATAAGATTAATCACCGCATCATTGTAATTACATCCGACAAAGAAACCGTGCATATAGAACCCGGGGGAACTAAAGAGGTACCCCGGACATTCTTTTAAAAATAAGACATACTACCGTTTATTGGTATGTCTATGATTATGGTTAAAGTTCAATCATTACGTGTTGATAACTACCCAAAGTAATCTTCTAATCTGTGTAATATGTTAATAAAAAGTGTGTCACTATTTGAAAGGATTTTAAAATGTTTAATGCTTATAATCCAGTGTTTATGCGACGAGCGATTGAGTTAAGTAAAGAAGCTTCGATTATAAAAAAAACGGGCGGTGTTTTTGGAGCAGTTGTTACCAAGGATGATGAAATAGTCGGCGAAGGATATAACCAAGTTATAAAGAATAACGATCCTACCTGGCATGCTGAAATGCAAGCAATAAGAGAAGCATGCAGAAAAGTTGGTTCGCCTCATTTAAAAGGTTATGTATTGTATACCAGTGCAGAATCATGCCCTATGTGTTTGTCAGCAGCATATTGGGCACACCTTGACCATATTTTTTATGCTGCTCGTGTTGAGGATGCATTGGAATACGGTGATTTTCAAGATGTCGATATCTACAAAGAAGTTAGTTTGCCATCTGAACAACGTAAAATTAAGGCAACAGAAGCGTTGCGTGATGAAGCCGTAGAGGTTTGGAAAGAATTTGCTAAGATGCCTGACAGAGCTCGTTATTAAGAGGCTGAAGTCAGATTCAAAAAATAAAAAGGGTGAGCACGGGCTTGCCCTTTTTTGTTGAGATGATTACGTTGCTCTGTTACTCTTTTATAAAATTTTTAATGCACTCATAATGAAAGTACTTTAATCATGGCATGGCTATATCTTCTCTTGGCAGGAATAATGGAAGTTGTTTGGGCGGTTGGATTAAAATATTCCGAAGGTTTTACCAAACTTGTTCCTTCTGTCGTGACTATTGTCGGCGCTTTATTGAGTGTTTGGCTTTTAGGTTTGGCTCTCAGGACAATTCCTTTGGGCACTGCTTATGCAGTGTGGACTGGCATTGGCATACTCGGCACCGTTATTTTTGGTGTTATTTGTTTTTCTGAACCAGTAAGTGTGCTGAGAATTATTTCTATTTTATTGATAGTGCTTGGCATAATGGGCTTAAAATTCCTGGGTGCTTCTGCTTGCTAATACACAAAAAGTACAAAAGTTGAATTTGACCAAGCCCTTATGATAGCGTTATACACAATAAGGAATATTTACCAGAAAATAACTTTTGAGGCCACGATGAAAATTACTACGATTTTGAGTTTGGTATTAGCTTGCGGGTTAGTAATATGTATTGGAATGCATCTGCTACGTTTACGTCATGATGCCCATAAAAATTTTGGAGAGGATAGTGCGATGACATTTAATAAAAATATTTTTGAGCTAGCACAACAAAATACTTTTTTTAGAAGAGAGCTTGTCACTGGCAAGCACAGCCAGGTTGTTCTCATGAGTGTTCCTGTAGATGGCGAAATTGGGATGGAGCGTCATAAGGTTGATCAAACTTTGGTATTTATTAAAGGGCATGGGCAATCAATAATTAACGGTGAATCGTCTGATGTATACGCAGGGCATTTGGTTTTTGTTCCTGCAGGTGCTGAACATAATTTTAAAAATGTTGGGTCTGACGAACTCAAATTGTTTACGGTGTATGCACCGGCGCAACATGAGCCTGGTGCATTAGAAGAAAAAAAATCTGAATAATGGTTTCCTAGAATCAGAACTTCCAGCCAATGTTTATAGCCGGGATCAAGCGGTTTGCGGGTTGGCGGCCAAATAGATTTTGGGTGGAGACAAAGGCAATACCTGCTTGCGCAACAAATCGTTCAGATGATGCCCAGAGTGATGGGCCCACAGAAAATATATTGCCACCTGAATTACGATCGATTCTCTCTTTAATTTTGGCACGCTGTGAATACGTGCCAAACCATTCCAACATTGCTGCAAAAATCCAACCTGATTTATCGCCAATAGTTTTGGAGATACCAAATTGATAGAGGAAAGAATTGCCAAACTTCGCGTTGTTGCGCTCAGTGGTTATGATGCCACCCTGGGAAGTAAATACGTACCAATCAGTACCCATATGACTTGCGGTTGCACCAATAAAAAAACTTGGCGATCCAACGCCCGTTGGCGGTGATGCGAAAGCCTTTCCGGTTGGCAATGTTATAGCAGTAACAAGAGTAATTTGATTTGAGTAGGTTATGGTGTCGGCATCGTAAACAGCATATTCTAGTTGGAGAAACATATCGCCTAATCCAGATGACTTGTTATTGCACAGTTTGAATCTGGCAGCTATTGGCAGTTCAAATAATAACGATAACTGATTGGTAATACCGTACAATAAACTTGGGCTTACCGTGGTGAAATTTTTTGAGTTTCCTATTGTAGAATTAGCTGATATAAAACCCTGAAGGTCACCTTTATCAATGATGTTTTGGCCAAAGGCAAAGAGAGGGCCTGTTTGTTGTGAACTTGGTAACGCGAGGTGTCCCTTTTTAATTTGATTTGGTTCGTGGCGTTGTAGGCGTGTCGGGAAAATTTCTATGAAGAAGAGTGATGATACGATACACGCGATGATTGTAAGATTTTTCAGCTTCATCAATTTTCCTGAGATTAATATTTTTTGGATATGTTCTTTGCAGAGCATATCCAAAAATTATACGAGTGCAAATTTGGTACGATCAAGCTGTAACCAGCAGGTTAAAGTTCTTGCTTTTAAGTTCTGGAACG
The sequence above is drawn from the Candidatus Dependentiae bacterium genome and encodes:
- a CDS encoding ankyrin repeat domain-containing protein, with protein sequence MKKIVYITFSVAIVSIAFVYAVSVQSEKKNHVIKVDKVTLNAQLFDAASKGDVAAVKAAIKAGADVDARDEHERIPMMLAVLNAHGNVVEVLLELGSNPNAVDSYQCPSLIKASYKGDSVAVRALLKAGSYINAINKYGESALINAAEYGHKDIVELLLQQPGIDRSLRTKEGHSALDVAKDPAIRALLLESN
- a CDS encoding cupin domain-containing protein, which translates into the protein MTFNKNIFELAQQNTFFRRELVTGKHSQVVLMSVPVDGEIGMERHKVDQTLVFIKGHGQSIINGESSDVYAGHLVFVPAGAEHNFKNVGSDELKLFTVYAPAQHEPGALEEKKSE
- a CDS encoding multidrug efflux SMR transporter, whose product is MAWLYLLLAGIMEVVWAVGLKYSEGFTKLVPSVVTIVGALLSVWLLGLALRTIPLGTAYAVWTGIGILGTVIFGVICFSEPVSVLRIISILLIVLGIMGLKFLGASAC
- a CDS encoding nucleoside deaminase, whose amino-acid sequence is MFNAYNPVFMRRAIELSKEASIIKKTGGVFGAVVTKDDEIVGEGYNQVIKNNDPTWHAEMQAIREACRKVGSPHLKGYVLYTSAESCPMCLSAAYWAHLDHIFYAARVEDALEYGDFQDVDIYKEVSLPSEQRKIKATEALRDEAVEVWKEFAKMPDRARY